Part of the Paludisphaera borealis genome, GAGTGCGTCGAGAAAACGATCGTCTTGCCGAGGTCGCGGAGTTCGAGGATCTTCTGCAACACGACCCGCTGGACCAGGACGTCCAGGCCCGAGGTCGGCTCGTCGAAGATCAGCACCGGCGGGTCGTGGACGATCGTCCGGGCGATGGAAACCTTCTGCTTCATCCCGGTCGACATTTTCGAGCCCAGGACGTTGCGGAAGTCGTCCATCTTGAGCCAGCCGAAGATCGTCTCCATCCGCTCGCGAAGCCTGTCCTTCGGCAGGCCGTAGAGCCGTCCGAAGTACTCGACCAGCTCCCAGGCGGTCATCCGGTCGTAGATTCCGGTGCTCGCCGACATGTAGCCGATGTGGCGGCGGACGTTTTCGGGGTCTTGCACCACGTCGTAACCAGCGACGACCGCCCGGCCGCTCGTCGGCTTGAGCACGGTGCTCAAGATCCGCAGCGTCGTGGTCTTGCCCGCTCCGTTGGGGCCGAGCAGCCCGAAGACCTCGCCCGGGCGGCAGTCGAACGACACGTCCCGCACCGCGCTGACCCAGCCGCGCTGATAATCGAGGAACGACTTGCCGAGCCCTTCAACATGGATCACGCGACGCGCCGTTTCTTTGAAGAGGATGTCGATCGGGCCGATCGCCGACGACCCGGGTCATCATCCGACCTCGACCACGTCGGGCGCCGGCTGCGCGACCTCGTCAATATATTCATAGAACACGTTGCGCTGGCGGGGGATGTAGCCCGCTTCACGAATGCAACGTTTGATCTCTTCGAGCGTCAGGTGATGGACGGTTCCGGCCGACGAGACGACGTTCTCCTCGATCATCAGGCTGCCCATGTCGTTGGCGCCGAAGAACAGGCCGAGCTGGCCGATCTTGGCCCCCTGGGTCACCCAGGACGACTGGATGTTGGGGACGTTGTCGAGGTAGATCCGGGTGATCGCCTGGGTCTTGAGGTACTCGAACGCCCCGGCGGCGGCGACTTCGGCCATGTCGGTGTGGTCGGGCTGGAACGTCCAGGAGATGAACGCCGTGAAGCCCCCGGTCTCGTCCTGGAGCTGGCGAACCCGGTCAAGGTGCTCGATCCGCTCCTCGATCGTCTCGATATGGCCGAACATCAACGTGGCCGTCGACCGCCCCCCCAGCTCGTGCCAGACCCGGTGGACGTTCAGCCAGTCGTCGGTCATCACCTTGCCGCGCGTGATATCCTTGCGGACCCGATCGACGAGGACCTCGGCGCCGCCTCCAGGCAGGCTCCCGAGCCCCGCCTCCTTGAGCCGTTCGAGCACCGTCCGGATCGGCAGTTTGGCGATTTTCGTGAAGTGGTGCAGCTCCGGGGCGCTGAAGCCGTGGATGTTGACGGCTGGAAACTCGGTCTTGATCTCGCGAAGCAGATCTTCGTACCACTCCAGCTTGAGGTGTGGGTGCAGTCCCCCTTGCATGAGGATCTGGTCGCCGCCGAGGGCGACGGTCTCGCGGATCTTTTCGAGGAGGACGTCACGGTCGAGGACGTACGCCTCGGCGTCGTCGACCTTGCGGTAGAACGCGCAGAAGTCGCAGACCGCCGTGCAGACGTTGGTGTAATTGATGTTACGGTCGATGTTGTACGTGCGGAAGGGCTCGGGGTGGAGCCGTCGGCAGATGGCGTCGGCGGCGCGTCCGAGGTCGATCAATCCCGCCTCGCGGAACAAGGCGACGCCTTCGTCGAACGTCACGCGGCGGCCGTCAACGGCGCGTTGCAAGATCGCGGGGGCGGTGGAAGACAAGGTTCACTCCTTCGGGGGCCAGGCCCAGCCGCGCGGCCATATGAGCGAATCGCTTCAGGCCGGCAAGCTCCGGCTCGCCCAGGTCGTACGACAAAACACGCGTGAGGTAATCGTAACACGTTCGAAAATCGAGTCCCAGGCGAGGGCCGTGAATTCGGGCCAGCTCGTCGGCGTGGGCCAGCCCTTCGGCTCGGCTCCGTTCGAGGGCGGCGGGCAAGTCGCCCAGATCGGCCCCGGCGCGGACCACCCAGAGGGCGAAGACGAACGGCAGGCCGGTCAGGCCGCGCCAGGCTTCCGCCAGGTCGACGACCTCGTGGAACGGCTCGTCAGGCACCTTCATCGCCCGGTCGCCGATCACCAGCACCGCGTCGGCCGTGCTCTCGAGCGCCGAGACGCCCAGCGGCAATTCCTCGATCACCCCGGGCCGCACGCCGTGCCGGGCGTCGAGCCAGACCTGTGCGAGCGCCTGACTCGTTCGCGAGCCCGCGTCGAGCGCCAGCCGGTCGATCCGGCCGAGCGGAACCCGGCTGAACAATTTGACGCTCCGCACCGGCCCCCGGGCCGCGATCGCGAACCCCGGCAGAATCTCGTAGCCCCGCGACGCCCCCCGGAGATACTCGACCGACGGGATCAACGCCACGTCGAGTTCCCCCGCGGCAAGCTGGTCGGCGAGCCGGCTGGGCACCTCCATGCTCACCGCGACGTCGGGGGCGAACTCCGAAAGCTTGTAATACAAAGGCTTTGCATTAAGGTAGCGGACCGCTCCAAGTCGAACAGGGCTGGCCATCTTCCGGCTCCAACCAGGACTTCGCATCCTGCGAGACCGCGTCAATCGAATCCCACGACCGCGACGCAACCGACTTACCCGCTGATCGTTCAATTGTTTTTGAAATTATAGACCGAATCAAGCTGATCTCAAGTCCATCTGATCTGAAGTCCATTACTCCAGGCCGTGGGTCTGGCGGGCGAGGCTGGTCATGTCTTCGGCGGACAGGTCGTAGATCTTCCCGAAGCCCGTGATGAGTCGGGCAGATGCGGGATGGATGCGGACGAGGAAGAAGTCGCCGAGGTCGAAATTCACGGCCGACTGGGGGAACCGTTGCAGGTATGACTCCCGGGCTTCTTCGTAGGCGGGGCCGTCGGGGTGGATCGGTTCGGCGTAACCCTGGATCGAGAGTCGGGCGAGGGTCTGCGGGTTTCGCGTATGGTTGTCGGGCTGGGCGATCATGAGCGCGGCTTTGGGATTCTGCGCCAGGGCCTTGGTGTGCTGGGCGAGCCGGCTGATGTGGATGTCGAATCCGGACAGGTCTAATTTCGGGTTGAACAGGATCAGCGTCACGAGAGGATGGCCGTCGAGCACCGTTCCGAGCGACGCGGTCCGATGATCGCGGATCAGGCGGACGAGTTCCTGGCCGACTTGCGAGTCCATGAATCTTGCTCCGTTTCGCCGATGCGAGGGCGCCCGGCCGCGACGTCGTGCGTCGAGCCGGGACGCTCGCGAAGCGGTTCACTGCTGGCCGAAGGTGACTTTGACGGGGGTCTTCTTGCCCGTTTTGGCGTCGAGGATCGTGAGCGTGAACGTCGCGCCCACCTTCCCGAGCGCCTCGTCGAGCAGGTCGGGGGCGAAGATGATCTTGTCGTCGACGCCGGTGATGGCGTCGCCGACCTCGATCCCCGCCTTCTCCGCCAGGCTTCCGGCGGCGACTGCCACGACCTTGACGACCGGCAACAGGTCGGCGGTAGCCGCCTCGGTGGTGATGCCGAACGACTTCGAGGTCAGATGGCCGGGGTTGGGTTTAGGGGCGTCCGGCGTCGGCGTTCCTCCCGGGCGCGTCGAATTCGCTTCAGCGAGCGTGACCTCGACGGGCACGTCTTTCCCGGTGCGGCTGTCGCGGACCTTGATGGTGAGGCTCGACCCGCTCTTGTCGACGACCTTCTGGAGCTGGGCCGAATCGGTAAGGGCCACGCCGTCGGCTTCCACCAGGACGTCGCCCTTTTCGATTCCCGCTTTCTCGGCCGCTCCGCCCGGCTGGACCGCGGTGACTTCCAGCGCGGTGCGGAGGCCGAGGCGTTTGGGCTCGACCGTCACGCCCAGCGACCGCTTCGGCTCGGCGGCCGGCGCGTCGTCGGGCCGTCCGATTCGGGGAGGCGTCGCCGTGGCTCCGGGCACGTCGATTTTCACCGTCGCTTGCTTGCCGTTCTGGACGTTGAGCACCGCAAGCTGGCCCACGGGGCCCCCCTTGCGCAGGAGGTCGGCGAGCTGTTCGAGGCTGGTGAAGCCTTGCCCGTTCGCGCCGATGATGACGTCGCCCTTCTCGAACCCCGCTTTCTTCGCGGGCGAGTCGGGCGCGACGTCCGTCACCTTGAGGACCAGCCGGCCGCCGGCGTTGACCTGGTCGGCCTTCACGCCCAAGGTTTGAAGGATCAAGCCGCGCTCGGGCGCTGTCGGCGCCGGCGCGCCTCGGCCGCCGTCCTCGGCCGGCGGCGCGGGCTCGTCCCCGCCTCGGTTCGCGAACGCCTCGTTCGAAGGCTCGAACCAGTCGGGCGAGGCGCCGTCCCAGCCTCCCTGGGCGCGCGGGTAGAGATAGGCCCGGACGCTGGATCGCTCGGTCGGGATCGCGTTGTGGCCGTCGCCGGCGCCGGATTGCGACACGTGGACGTACACGGGATCGCCGGGCGCGGGGATCAGAAGCCGGCACGCGTCGACGGCCCCTCGGCCGAGCTCGGAGCGTCGGACGTCGATTTGCACGAGGTAGTCGACCTGATTGCGGCGCGGGCTGCGGAACACTTCGCGAACCACGCCCTCGACGATCGCCGCGGCACCGCTTTTCGGTTGCGCCGGTCGTTGCGCCTCGGCGGGAGCGCCGGCCGCGAAGGCCAGGGACGCTGCGAACACGGGTATCCACGGTCGCTTCATCAGGATCTCCTTGGATTATCAGAAATCGGTTTGTCAGGAGATTCAGGGCACGTCGAGTGCGCGTGCGGTGGGCGGGAATCCGCCTTCGTGGTGATTGTAATCGAGCCGTCGACCGCGGGATATGCGCTTGTTTCGGCTCGTTCGGCCGTCAGAATTCCATCCGCTGAAACGCCTTGACGCCGACGCGGAGGGGAATGATCGTGGCCGCGGCGCTGAGCGCCAGGCTGGCGATGATCGCCGTTGTGAGCCAGAACCGAAGCCCGCTGAGGGAGAGGATGTACCGCGCGGTGTCGGGGTGGTCTTGGCCCACGAAGTAGAGGTGGCAAGGAACGGCCAACGCCGTGACGACGGTGAAGATGAAGACCAGGCTGACCAGCAGGTTGAACGTCCCGCCGAACCCGGCCGCGATTTTCGAGGGGTCCGATTCGCGGAGGTTCGGCAGCCTCGCTCCCAGACCGACGCTGATCCCCGAGAGACCCAGGCAGAGCACCGCGATCATCCCGACGTGAAGCAGGATCATCAGCGGATTCATCCGCAGCATCAAATCGCTGAGGATCACCAGGAACTCGGTCGACACGAGCGAGATGCCCGCCGAGAACGCGAACTTGCCCCAGAGGATCTGCTCGCGACGCAACGGCAGCAGACCCAAGATCCAGAAGTTGCGGCCCTCCAGCGACAAGAGCGGGAAGATGAACCGGCTGGTGAACGTCGACAGGATCAGCGCCGTCACCGAGAGGTTCAGGAAGCTCACCAGATTCCGCCAGTAAGGGCTCTGCACCCCGTATCCCAGGCGGGGGATGTTCAGGAAGTAAAACGCCAGCAGCCCGAAGAAGATCAGGAACTGCGACCACTGCGCCGGATCGCGGAGGAACGTGCGAAGGTCTTTGAGGATCAGCAGCCGGATCGGGTGCGGCAGGAAGAAGAACAGCCGGTGGAACGTCGAGTCGAGGAACAAGAGCCCGGCGCGCTTGCGGCTGGAACGGCTGCCCTGAACCCGGCTGTAGCCCCGGCGATAGAGGTCGCGAGCGACCACGGCGGCGGCCAGGTAGCAGAGCCCGGCGTGCGACGAGAGGATCATCAGGTAGTAGCCCGCGTTGGCCCAGTCTCTCTTGGCCGAGGCCAGCATGCCCGCCGACATCCAGCGGCTGGGCCAGAGCGGGTGTTGGCAGAACGCCAGGCGGTCAAGGACGCCTCCCAGCCAATCGCTCGTCAACGTGTCGCCCGGGGTCCGCCAGAGCTGGAATCCGACGTACGTCATCACGCAAAGGGCGGCGAGGATCGAGAGCGCCAGAACCGTTTTCTGGCGGCGAGGGAACACGTTGGCCACGACGATCGCCACGATCGCCCCGAGGCTGGCTGGAATGATGACGAACGACAGCAGGAAGACCACGAACAAAAAATAGTAGCCCACGGGCGCCTCCACCGTCAGCCCGTACGCCACCATCAACGGACTGCCGAGCAGAAAGAAACCCCAGCTCGAAAACCCGACTGCCTCCGCGAACTTGTGCGCGAAGATCCGGTCGGTCGAGGCCGGCGTCGTCAGCAGGTACGTCGATTCGCGCGAGTGGAAGAGCGCGGCGTAGACGATGATCCCCGTCGAGAACAGGAGCATCGCCAGCAGCGAGAGGAAGAACATGCTGAACAGGTATTCGATGATCGTGTTGGCCAGGTCGACGTAGAAGGAGATGAACTGAAAGCTGCCGAGGAACAGGAAGAACAGTCCCAGCCAGAACACCACGCTGCAAAACGCGATCATCGAGATCCGCAGCCGCGCGTCGGCGACCAGGGCGCCGGTCATGTTGTGCAACTGCCGCCAGCGAACCCAGCGCAGGGCGCGGGCGGTGCGATCGGCGGCGGGCGCGAGGGCTTCGAGCGTTTTGGGCAGCGCGATGCTCATGGCGACGGTTCCGAGCGGTTTCGGGAGCCCGGGCCCGCGGTCCGGGGCAGGTCGTTGCCCGTAAGTTTGAGGAATAGTTCTTCAAGACTGCCGTCGTGCTGGGCTTGCTCGCGCAGCTCGGCCAGCGTGCCCACGGTGAGCATCCGGCCATGGTCGACGATCCCGATCGTGTCGGCCAGTTCCTCGGCGATCGCCAGCAGATGAATCGACATCAGCACCGCCGCCCCGCCGCGCGCCTGCGAAACGAACAGGTTTTTGACGATCCGGGCGCTCCGCGGATCGAGGCCGACCAGCGGCTCGTCGACCACGAGCACCTGGGGGTCGTGAACCAGGGCCGAGGCGAAGACCACCCGCTGCTTCATCCCCTGCGAGTAGTTCTCGCACAGCTCGTCGATGAAGTCCGACATCTCGAACGTGTCGATCAGCTCGTCGATTCGGGCCAACCCCGCCGACCGGCCGATCCCGTACATCTCGACGACGAACTTGAGGAACTCGCGCCCCGTCAGCTTGTCGTACAGGTACGGTTGGTCGGGGACGTAGCCGAGCAGCCGGTGCGCGTCTTGCGAGGCCGCCGGGTAGCCCCCGACGAGCACCTCGCCCTGGCTCGGCGCGAGCAGCCCGCAGATCATCTTGATCGTCGTCGTCTTGCCCGCGCCGTTGGGGCCCAGAAAGGCGTACAACTCGCCGGGGCGGACCGTCAGGTCGAGATGGTCGACCGCGCGCTTCGATCCGTACGATTTGCACACGCCGCGAAGCTCGATCATGGGGCCCCCTTCGCTTCCGAGACCGGGTCGGGAGACGTCGCGTCGGGCAAGCGCTCGAGCACCATGTTGAGGAACGGGAGCGGGACTTCCTGGCGGATGATCACGCCGTCCAGTCGCACCCATGCCTTGGCGGTGACCGGCCCGGCGTGCTGCTCGACTTCGAATCCGCTGACGGCCTCGCCGTTCCAGTCGATGAGGCCTCGCCGCTTCACCTCGACCCGCGCCACCTCGACCGCGCCCGTGAACGGGTTGATCATCCGGGTGTCCCACCGCTGGCCGACATGCAAGCCGGGAAGCCGGTCGAAAGGCCGCAGCGCGTCGTGCACGACCCCGCGCGGCTCGTAGGGGAACGACATCTTGCGATTGAGGGCCGGGACCATCCCCGTGGCCGTGACCTCCATCAGAGGGCCCTTGAGTCGGCCTTTAACGGTGACCAGGCCGTCGTCCATGTCGGCGTTCGAGACCTTCATGTCGAACCCCTGGAGGTTCCCCTTGGAGTCGACGCGATAGCTGCTCGCGATGTTCAACCGCACGTTGGTCGCGTTCGACAGCGGCATCCGCTTGAGCAGCTCTCCGGCGTCGAAGACGACCTGGCTGGAGAGTTCGACCCCGTGGTCCGGCAGTCGCTTCGACGAGGTTACCGCCTGCCCGACCGACCGGCGGACGTCGGGATGGAGCGGGTCGTCGATCACGTCGATCGCCCACGTCACCGGCTTGGAGTCGTCGCCCGCCGCGGTGATCGTCCGCAAATCGGGGGGGTAACCCAGGCTCAGCTCGGGCAAGACCTCCCAGGTCAGCAGCCAGAACGCCGCGATCGACCAGTAGATCAGGATCGCCACCGATACCAGTCGTGGAGGCATGTTCGGACACTCGTCAAAGACCTGATGCTCCCGTCTCATGCTACGCCCGATCCGGCCGGTGTGACAATACGGCGTCGGGGTCCGACGGCCTTCGTCCGCCACGAAATCGGCGTGATCATTTTCCGACGCCGGTCATCCTGTAGCACTCTATACATGGAGGACTCTCGCCGCGTCGCCGCGAGGCGACGAACGGACGTGTCCGCCCATGCTCCCAGCAATCAGCCGCGCACGGAGGGACCGGTCGTGAAACACCAAAAAAAGCGACGAACGAACCCAACTCGCCGGCCATCCGGAATGAGCCGCCGCACCCGTTTCGGCTCGTCCTTTCCGATCGAGAGCCAAGGCGTCGAGATGAGCGCCGGCCCCTTTGCGAAGCTTATGCGAACCGTGAAGAACGGCGAGAACGAAGCCAAACGAGGTTTGTCGGAAAACCTATCTGGACAGGCATTTAAGACAGAGTGCATCGATTCCTCGCCGCGCGAAGGAACCCAATCGGCCGCGAGCGGATGTTGGAGCGGAGCGTCGTCGACGCGGTTTAGTGGCGGCGATCGGGCGTCGGGTCCGACAAGCTCATGGGCGGGCGTCGTGGTCCTGATGGCGAGGAGGCGAAGCGGGAGAGGCGTTGGGTTCGTTTACGGCGAGTCTCGGTGGGGCGAGCGCGGGGCTCGGGATGAATTCAAGGGGTCGCGTCGATTGATTGGGTTGCGACGAGGTCGCCGCGAACTCCGGATTGACCGATATTTCGGCTCGGCGTATCCTGCGCAAGAGTACGACTGCGCGTTTTCGTCCCGATCGAGTCGACCGCTTTTTCGATTCCCATCCTCCCCCGCGCGGGTCGTTTCCCATCATTCTGTTCCTTCCAGACGCGATGGGCTGATTTAATGCGCAAAACGCTTTCCAAGCGGTTGATCACGGTCGGGATCGTCGTCGGCTTGATCACCTGCATTCCGGTCGGCGCCTGGCTCTGTTTGACGTATCAGCCGAGCTACTATCGCGACATGGTGCGTCTGGGCGTGCCCCGCGATCAGCTCGAAGTCCGCGCCAAGCGGTTCGTCGCCCAGAGCTTGCAGCTCCGCAACGACATCTGCAATGAACCGACGTGGGAGGCCGTCTTCTCCGACCAGGAGGTCAACGCCTGGCTCGCGGAAGACCTGGTCATGCATTTCGCCGACCAGCTCCCGCCCGAGGTCCACGATCCCCGCGTGCTGTTCGAGATGGACCGCGTGATCCTGGCGTTCCGGCTCGAACGGAGCGGCGTGAACTCGGTCATCACCGTCGTCGCCCGTCCCCGCATACCCGAGGGCAACACCATCGAGCTGACGCTCGAGAAAATCCGCGCGGGGATCTTGCCGGTCCCCGCCGACCGGGTCCTCGACCGGATCACCGAAATCGGCCAGCGGCACGGCGTCGACGTCGTCTGGCGCAAGCAGGAGGGCTTTCCGGTCGTCCAGCTCCACTATACGCCCAACCTCAATCGGGACGACGTCCAGCTCGAAGACGTGGAGATCCGCTCCGGCCAGATCCGCCTGGCGGGTCGTTCCGACCGGACCAAGGGAGCCTTCCACACGCCTCGGCTCCCCTCGCGAAAGATCCTTCAATCGACGTTCCCCAGGCGGAATTTCCAGCTCCTTCCGTCCGGTCCGCTCGATTCCAGTGGATTCTTCCAGAGGAGGACCTCGCCCACGAGCTGACTCCCGACGATCCGCGCCCGGACCTTCTCGGCCGTCCACTCGCACGCGACGTACGTCCCGTGATCGACCCGCGCGACGCTCCCTCGCCCCCCGGAGATCGGTCCCTCATAGTCGAGGTAGGCCAAGCGGTGGTCGTCGAGCGCCCGGGCGTCCAGGATCTTCCCGGCCGCGATCGGCTCGTCGATCGCCCAGGTCCGCAGGCGTCCTTCGGATTCGAGCATGAAATCCCAGTGCACCCCGTCCCAGCGGTGTTCCAGGAGGACGAAGCGAAGGGCCGTGGGTGATGGTTCCATGTCGCGCCGCCTCGACCGGGCCTTGGATTCCGCGTAAGCTGTGAGACGGCGGCCGGCCTGGACCCGAGCGCCGCCCCCTTCCCCTCGTGATTTCGATGGTAAGCTCTTTGAAGTCGATCCAGTAGAGCCGAGAGAACCGCACGGAGTACGCCCGCGTGACCCCCAAAGAAGTTCTGGCGCAGATCCGGCAGCGCGAGGTCACCACGGTCGACCTGCGTTTCATGGACTTCCCCGGCGTCTGGCAGCATTTCTCGATCCCCGCCGACGCGCTCACCGAAGAGACGTTCGAGGAAGGCATCGGGTTCGACGGCTCCAGCGTGGTCGGTTGGCGGGCGATCAATGAGGCCGATCTGCTGGTGGTCCCGCAGCCCGAGACGGCGCTCGTGGACCCGTTCACGGCTCAGCCGACGCTGACCATGATCTGCAACATCCACGACCCGATCACCCACCAGGACTACACCCGCGACCCCCGCAACATCGCCCGCAAGGCCGTCGCCTACATGCGGAGCACCGGGATCGCCGACCACTGCCTGCTCACGCCGGAACTCGAGTTCTTCGTCTTTGACGACGTCCGCTTCGACCAGCGCTCGAACGAGGGGTTCTACCACCTCGACTCCGTCGAGGGGGCGTGGAACCGCGGCCGGGTCGAGCGGCCGAACCTGGGCTACAAGCCGGGCTCGGGCCTGGGCTACTTCCCCTGCCCTCCTACCGACAGCCTGCTGAACCTGCGGTCCGAGATGGCCCAGCGGATGGCCGAGTGCGGGATCGCCACCTCGGCGCATTTCCACGAGGTCGCGACCGGCGGCCAGTGCGAGATCGATCTCGACTCCCAGAGCCTCATCGAGAGCGCCGACCAGGTGATGATGGCCCGCTACATCATCCGCAACGTCGCCAGCCGCGCCGGCAAGTCGGCGACCTTCATGCCCAAGCCCCTGTTCGGCGACAACGGGTCGGGGATGCACACCCACCTGTCCCTCTGGAAGGACGACGAGCCGCTCCTGGCCGGCCACGGCTACGCCGGTATGAGCGACCTCGGCCTCTACGCGATCGGCGGCCTGCTCAAGCACGCCCACGCCCTCTGCGCGTTCGCCAATCCGACGACCAACAGCTACAAGCGGCTGATCGAGGGCTTCGAAGCCCCGACCAAGATCTCGTACAGCCGTCGCAACCGCGCGGCGATCATCCGGATTCCGGTCTCGGGCGCAAGCCCCCGCAGCCGCCGCATCGAGTACCGCTGCCCGGACGGGGCGGCGAACCCGTACCTGCTGTTCTCCGCCATGCTGATGGCCGTGCTCGACGGCGTCCAGAACAAGATCCGGCCGGGCGACCCGCTCGACAAGGACATCTACGACCTTCAGCCCGAGGAACTCGCCAAGGTCCCCACGACCCCGCGCACGCTCGACGCCTCGCTCGACGCCCTCCGCGCCGACCACGAGTTCCTGCTCCGCGGCGACGTCTTCACCCCGGACGTGATCGACACCTGGATCTGGTACAAGCAGGCCCTGGAGATCGAGGCCGTCCGGAGTCGCCCGCACCCCTACGAGTTCACGCTCTATTACGACGTCTGAAACCGAGAGAGACGACCGGACGTCGCGGTCGTCAAACCGGCTCGGCCGATTGCGAGTCGATCACCCGCGGCTCGTCCGAGGGCTGCGGCCTGAGCGCGAAGAGGACCAGCGTCAGGGCGCCGACCACCAGCATGTTGTCGGCGAAGTTGAAGATGGCGCAGTCAAAATTGATC contains:
- the glnA gene encoding type I glutamate--ammonia ligase; translated protein: MTPKEVLAQIRQREVTTVDLRFMDFPGVWQHFSIPADALTEETFEEGIGFDGSSVVGWRAINEADLLVVPQPETALVDPFTAQPTLTMICNIHDPITHQDYTRDPRNIARKAVAYMRSTGIADHCLLTPELEFFVFDDVRFDQRSNEGFYHLDSVEGAWNRGRVERPNLGYKPGSGLGYFPCPPTDSLLNLRSEMAQRMAECGIATSAHFHEVATGGQCEIDLDSQSLIESADQVMMARYIIRNVASRAGKSATFMPKPLFGDNGSGMHTHLSLWKDDEPLLAGHGYAGMSDLGLYAIGGLLKHAHALCAFANPTTNSYKRLIEGFEAPTKISYSRRNRAAIIRIPVSGASPRSRRIEYRCPDGAANPYLLFSAMLMAVLDGVQNKIRPGDPLDKDIYDLQPEELAKVPTTPRTLDASLDALRADHEFLLRGDVFTPDVIDTWIWYKQALEIEAVRSRPHPYEFTLYYDV
- the mqnC gene encoding cyclic dehypoxanthinyl futalosine synthase, with product MSSTAPAILQRAVDGRRVTFDEGVALFREAGLIDLGRAADAICRRLHPEPFRTYNIDRNINYTNVCTAVCDFCAFYRKVDDAEAYVLDRDVLLEKIRETVALGGDQILMQGGLHPHLKLEWYEDLLREIKTEFPAVNIHGFSAPELHHFTKIAKLPIRTVLERLKEAGLGSLPGGGAEVLVDRVRKDITRGKVMTDDWLNVHRVWHELGGRSTATLMFGHIETIEERIEHLDRVRQLQDETGGFTAFISWTFQPDHTDMAEVAAAGAFEYLKTQAITRIYLDNVPNIQSSWVTQGAKIGQLGLFFGANDMGSLMIEENVVSSAGTVHHLTLEEIKRCIREAGYIPRQRNVFYEYIDEVAQPAPDVVEVG
- a CDS encoding DNA polymerase ligase N-terminal domain-containing protein, translating into MEPSPTALRFVLLEHRWDGVHWDFMLESEGRLRTWAIDEPIAAGKILDARALDDHRLAYLDYEGPISGGRGSVARVDHGTYVACEWTAEKVRARIVGSQLVGEVLLWKNPLESSGPDGRSWKFRLGNVD
- a CDS encoding menaquinone biosynthetic enzyme MqnA/MqnD family protein — encoded protein: MASPVRLGAVRYLNAKPLYYKLSEFAPDVAVSMEVPSRLADQLAAGELDVALIPSVEYLRGASRGYEILPGFAIAARGPVRSVKLFSRVPLGRIDRLALDAGSRTSQALAQVWLDARHGVRPGVIEELPLGVSALESTADAVLVIGDRAMKVPDEPFHEVVDLAEAWRGLTGLPFVFALWVVRAGADLGDLPAALERSRAEGLAHADELARIHGPRLGLDFRTCYDYLTRVLSYDLGEPELAGLKRFAHMAARLGLAPEGVNLVFHRPRDLATRR
- a CDS encoding putative ABC transporter permease subunit: MSIALPKTLEALAPAADRTARALRWVRWRQLHNMTGALVADARLRISMIAFCSVVFWLGLFFLFLGSFQFISFYVDLANTIIEYLFSMFFLSLLAMLLFSTGIIVYAALFHSRESTYLLTTPASTDRIFAHKFAEAVGFSSWGFFLLGSPLMVAYGLTVEAPVGYYFLFVVFLLSFVIIPASLGAIVAIVVANVFPRRQKTVLALSILAALCVMTYVGFQLWRTPGDTLTSDWLGGVLDRLAFCQHPLWPSRWMSAGMLASAKRDWANAGYYLMILSSHAGLCYLAAAVVARDLYRRGYSRVQGSRSSRKRAGLLFLDSTFHRLFFFLPHPIRLLILKDLRTFLRDPAQWSQFLIFFGLLAFYFLNIPRLGYGVQSPYWRNLVSFLNLSVTALILSTFTSRFIFPLLSLEGRNFWILGLLPLRREQILWGKFAFSAGISLVSTEFLVILSDLMLRMNPLMILLHVGMIAVLCLGLSGISVGLGARLPNLRESDPSKIAAGFGGTFNLLVSLVFIFTVVTALAVPCHLYFVGQDHPDTARYILSLSGLRFWLTTAIIASLALSAAATIIPLRVGVKAFQRMEF
- a CDS encoding HugZ family protein: MDSQVGQELVRLIRDHRTASLGTVLDGHPLVTLILFNPKLDLSGFDIHISRLAQHTKALAQNPKAALMIAQPDNHTRNPQTLARLSIQGYAEPIHPDGPAYEEARESYLQRFPQSAVNFDLGDFFLVRIHPASARLITGFGKIYDLSAEDMTSLARQTHGLE
- a CDS encoding PDZ domain-containing protein, translating into MKRPWIPVFAASLAFAAGAPAEAQRPAQPKSGAAAIVEGVVREVFRSPRRNQVDYLVQIDVRRSELGRGAVDACRLLIPAPGDPVYVHVSQSGAGDGHNAIPTERSSVRAYLYPRAQGGWDGASPDWFEPSNEAFANRGGDEPAPPAEDGGRGAPAPTAPERGLILQTLGVKADQVNAGGRLVLKVTDVAPDSPAKKAGFEKGDVIIGANGQGFTSLEQLADLLRKGGPVGQLAVLNVQNGKQATVKIDVPGATATPPRIGRPDDAPAAEPKRSLGVTVEPKRLGLRTALEVTAVQPGGAAEKAGIEKGDVLVEADGVALTDSAQLQKVVDKSGSSLTIKVRDSRTGKDVPVEVTLAEANSTRPGGTPTPDAPKPNPGHLTSKSFGITTEAATADLLPVVKVVAVAAGSLAEKAGIEVGDAITGVDDKIIFAPDLLDEALGKVGATFTLTILDAKTGKKTPVKVTFGQQ
- a CDS encoding ABC transporter ATP-binding protein translates to MIHVEGLGKSFLDYQRGWVSAVRDVSFDCRPGEVFGLLGPNGAGKTTTLRILSTVLKPTSGRAVVAGYDVVQDPENVRRHIGYMSASTGIYDRMTAWELVEYFGRLYGLPKDRLRERMETIFGWLKMDDFRNVLGSKMSTGMKQKVSIARTIVHDPPVLIFDEPTSGLDVLVQRVVLQKILELRDLGKTIVFSTHSMHEVERLCSRVAIIYRGEVQAEGTPDDLLKRFDQPDLEELFFALVESADARSLSAGATAETASRLPN
- a CDS encoding ABC transporter ATP-binding protein is translated as MIELRGVCKSYGSKRAVDHLDLTVRPGELYAFLGPNGAGKTTTIKMICGLLAPSQGEVLVGGYPAASQDAHRLLGYVPDQPYLYDKLTGREFLKFVVEMYGIGRSAGLARIDELIDTFEMSDFIDELCENYSQGMKQRVVFASALVHDPQVLVVDEPLVGLDPRSARIVKNLFVSQARGGAAVLMSIHLLAIAEELADTIGIVDHGRMLTVGTLAELREQAQHDGSLEELFLKLTGNDLPRTAGPGSRNRSEPSP